The Vanessa atalanta chromosome 2, ilVanAtal1.2, whole genome shotgun sequence genome has a segment encoding these proteins:
- the LOC125073677 gene encoding SET and MYND domain-containing protein 4, with translation MTQDIQGFFKKFHDNINNAIDDVTRNNFANLESNSKRVSYLSSLPFIRNYDLSTDVREVQVGGDFPVKKELEKSRTLKDEGNKAVQKGDWIKSLQLYNQSLLFMPQKESEELAIVYANRSAALNHLEQFEEALSDIQRCLSLGYPRHLRYKVYERRARCLLVLKRNQEAIKAFQDTISALDEANNLNKEKRQKLRTDTKLMLEVLNKGLVLAGNPKDPEPLKKTPPKPKLPGKQNSQYPAASDAIQIDYDNDKGRFATASKDIQAGEILLVEKPHSGVLLGEYCKSHCQNCFIKCPIPIPCPTCPNVIFCSEKCLKVAIQSYHGYECHILPLLWKSGCSVTCHIALRMITQKSKEYFTQIYNDLESKPSGIYKTDDYKNIYHLVAHEDKRTKQDLLHRSQMTIFLLKLLELSGYFEVKHREKEINLDDIKTLEIGETYSDDIALFGSLILKNLQILQFNAHEVFELHCPKPKVGQYIIKHDGKSTFLAGAVFPTLALFNHSCDPGVVRYFCGPYVVVRAVKNIKAGQEVAENYGPIFTTVPKQKRQAELKDQYWFDCSCVPCEQNWPMYSEMTENYMRFKCDSDRPCPNVIPVPYDCKEFMVQCGLCQQYTNILRGLKSLQDTEIMYKLGRAAMAEGKYGEAMKKFIEMLKLYDATLSPPYQSYYDCVQDLRRCMLALGNYSIV, from the exons ATGACGCAAGATATTCAGGGATTCTTCAAGAAGTTTCATGATAACATAAACAACGCAATAGACGACGTGACAAGAAATAATTTTGCTAATTTAGAATCGAATTCAAAACGGGTTTCTTACTTGAGCTCTCTAccatttattagaaattacgACCTTTCAACTGACGTACGTGAAGTTCAAGTCGGAGGTGATTTTCCAGTTAAAAAGGAATTAGAAAAATCTCGAACGCTCAAAGATGAAGGAAATAAAGCTGTTCAAAAGGGCGATTGGATCAAATCGTTACAATTGTACAATCAAAGTTTATTGTTTATGCCACAAAAAGAAA GTGAAGAGCTGGCAATTGTATATGCGAATCGATCAGCAGCTTTAAATCATTTGGAACAGTTTGAAGAAGCTCTCTCAGATATACAACGTTGTCTCTCTTTGGGTTATCCACGCCACTTACGGTATAAAGTTTATGAGAGAAGAGCCCGATGCCTACTCGTTTTAAAAAGGAACCAAGAAGCAATTAAGGCTTTCCA GGACACAATCAGTGCTTTGGATGAAgccaacaatttaaataaagaaaaaagacaaaaattgaGAACAGATACAAAACTCATGTTAGAAGTTTTGAATAAAGGTCTAGTACTGGCTGGGAATCCAAAAGATCCGGAACCATTAAAGAAAACTCCTCCGAAACCCAAGCTGCCTGGAAAACAAAACTCACAATACCCAGCTGCTTCTGATGCTATACAAATTGATTATGATAATGATAAGGGCAGATTTGCTACAGCGAGTAAAGACATACAGGCTGGCGAAATTTTACTGGTTGAAAAACCTCATAGCGGCGTTTTATTGGGTGAATATTGCAAATCGCACTGTCAAAACTGTTTTATAAA ATGTCCGATTCCCATACCTTGTCCGACATGTccgaatgtaatattttgtagcgaaaaatgtttaaaagtcgCCATCCAATCTTATCACGGATACGAGTGCCATATTTTGCCACTCCTGTGGAAATCAGGTTGCTCTGTAACTTGTCATATTGCTTTAAGAATGATCACTCAAAAATCGAAAGAGTATTTTACGCAAATATACAACGATTTAGAAAGTAAGCCATCAGGGATATATAAAACTGacgattacaaaaatatatatcacttaGTTGCACACGAAGACAAAAGGACAAAGCAAGATTTACTGCACAGGAGTCAAATGACGATATTTCTGCTTAAACTTTTAGAATTAAGCGGCTATTTCGAAGTTAAACACagagaaaaagaaataaatcttGATGATATTAAGACATTGGAAATCGGAGAAACATACAGCGACGATATCGCTTTATTTGGTAGCCTTATTTTAAAGAATCTTCAAATACTTCAGTTCAATGCGCACGAGGTATTTGAGTTGCATTGCCCTAAACCGAAAGTGGGtcaatatatcataaaacacGATGGAAAATCTACATTTTTAGCAGGTGCAGTATTTCCAACTCTCGCACTGTTTAACCACTCTTGTGACCCAGGAGTCGTAAG ATATTTTTGCGGTCCCTACGTCGTTGTACGTgctgtgaaaaatataaaggcAGGCCAAGAAGTCGCTGAAAATTATGGACCGATATTCACGACGGTTCCAAAACAGAAACGTCAAGCTGAACTCAAAGATCAGTATTGGTTCGATTGTAGCTGTGTACCTTGTGAACAAAATTGGCCCATGTACTCAGAGATGACGGAAAATTACATGAGATTCAA ATGCGACTCTGATCGCCCTTGTCCCAATGTTATACCAGTGCCTTATGACTGCAAAGAATTTATGGTGCAATGTGGTCTATGTCAACAATATACCAACATTCTAAGAGGATTAAAATCGTTACAA GACACAGAGATTATGTACAAACTTGGCCGTGCAGCAATGGCAGAAGGGAAATATGGTGAAGCCATGAAGAAATTCATTGAGATGTTAAAGCTCTACGATGCTACCTTATCTCCACCATATCAGTCTTATTATGACTGTGTTCAAGACCTCAGACGCTGTATGCTAGCTTTAGGCAATtatagtattgtttaa
- the LOC125073682 gene encoding dynein light chain Tctex-type protein 2B-like, whose product MADEEEVVDEEPEVAQVGSGDSEAGLSPVEAEKPLAPPKYEVRPRLGHKFQARNVKAIILSTMKEQLTDRQYRADQAPRWAKIISNAVRQRVQDLDMKRYKILVQTTLLEMKGAGFKCGQRCIWDPETDYYADELFRNDTIFCHTVVYGVYMY is encoded by the exons atggCTGATGAAGAAGAAG ttgtAGACGAGGAGCCAGAAGTAGCCCAAGTTGGAAGTGGTGATAGTGAAGCAGGACTTAGTCCTGTGGAAGCAGAGAAACCTCTTGCCCCACCCAAATATGAAGTTCGACCACGATTGGGTCATAA gtTTCAAGCTCGGAATGTGAAGGCGATAATATTATCAACAATGAAAGAGCAATTGACAGATCGCCAGTATCGAGCAGATCAAGCACCGCGTTGggctaaaattatttctaacgCAGTCAGGCAAAGAGTTCAAGATCTTGATATGAAGAG ATACAAAATCCTCGTTCAGACAACCTTACTGGAGATGAAGGGCGCTGGCTTTAAATGCGGACAAAGATGCATCTGGGATCCCGAGACAGATTACTACGCGGATGAATTGTTTCGCAACGATACTATATTCTGCCACACAGTCGTGTACGGCGTTTATATGTATTGA